In Papaver somniferum cultivar HN1 chromosome 1, ASM357369v1, whole genome shotgun sequence, a genomic segment contains:
- the LOC113349053 gene encoding CST complex subunit CTC1-like: MQEPKILLLSELLQSSRPLTGAFSLNPSYSSPEHLISDSIPHSKSRKSPKQSGNDENGFNRSSYLESLEYPSIIIGTLNLPTANNNCKYNKKSCFSFSDGSSSRVCCDFLGIDIIKTIGKQIHVLAWNFIPFHCKKGGFLEIIRWRSCSPHDGCVTDQCSSTSLDSAFMLASSSYCQQENFKTRSFVHGIIASVSPVFCVPCTVSDKSSTESGFLAELMVCKCQLCTSKISVQDLLHRRSSSHSFMVPVTVYFLGSAASCHPIVTKLLGNVVCFTGLKKKMVFIGKQDSCCMLITTDKAALRYRIGFSDEATMIKRSGDSGAYSGTVTGVYMEGMVVELDEKVWILVTDRLLAPPHSLRIGAMVSVINVHFVCPRFSWTRMLLLGTCYKTSIKVKSFSLMETPCHTQSQMQSLLDKFTESLVFSARFWLLLRISSFRKNISTFVSEKEILGSKNKIGMVQMYATSILPLYAFKPRSGVFTEFCKHNLCGCVNEQYCSSLKLAVPITNFVGHCERLWVNMLLDIQNGSEVVEKKICLSLFSCEGKSYCRMLRRIMSSEGTGIVLIGSLQISPFSGRLQLIDATGSIDVVIPDFPSNCDVRSIYEVRTYSIVLEGLPAEVGDLGFSKSKPFSWRDIFHHVQVEREIKPAAFYLHFSMTDTTCLNETLNHPSKTGGFDNHMEIQNGFFHLVLVTHKFPAVRDFLGEPIISKKSSLFAEAIVLPWNLLLEEDQVTDSHVDAPEERSRRDYSGNLPNKRPKHDHISSLASTSTSNENIRILSSKSFGCPIGGKFSHRGFSDTIDTKTLVQLMKYNLRSYKSNRQNVLLEFKSETLRMYELLQVGVCYLIRSPVQDPGNCTEVILHMSADAFGRLKVDIEGSKDKSIMSIALFVDTANISFCLKTMASELQCFRQTVLDGRLPQGALISVHGYVVDVHSLESDDVHNEHLRCGDSGNICQLRSFRGSSGSTCIHISDGCQLVKLRGVLSQHAYPIGMGPGIRATFHRVLVGQQALMLTPVTFIVINSVKEVCDKVGLRCSGPMFGLDVLQNALRDTVTGSLISELILCQDSKPKKFRCRVVAIHLLWLEKQNCELSNVQMKEKRKSSPVNIPLAGFIVDDGSSLCCCWASAERAAVLLRLDEEISNKAFISACRMKAVRSIKAQSTARYHLQNVLNKHHKVTLSCSDNFLDSCENLRLTVNSVYRLSCSDENLLKRIILDAKCGPVVNIVGSKMDSNAVAHLKELTGIRMPKHVMKNIWVLGVQNVDPRTEANTVFRELL, encoded by the exons ATGCAGGAGCCAAAGATTCTCTTACTCTCAGAGCTCCTTCAAAGCTCCCGTCCTCTTACCGGCGCTTTCTCTCTAAACCCTTCTTATTCTTCTCCGGAACATCTCATTTCTGATTCCATTCCTCACTCCAAATCAAGAAAATCTCCAAAACAATCAGGGAATGATGAAAATGGTTTCAATAGAAGTTCTTATTTAGAGTCCCTGGAGTACCCAAGTATAATAATTGGAACCCTTAATCTTCCAACTGCCAATAATAACTGTAAGTATAATAAAAAGTCTTGCTTTTCATTTTCTGATGGTTCTTCTTCTAGGGTTTGTTGTGACTTTCTTGGCATAGACATTATTAAGACAATTGGTAAACAAATTCATGTTTTAGCTTGGAATTTCATTCCATTTCATTGTAAAAAGGGGGGATTTTTAGAGATTATTAGATGGAGGAGTTGTAGCCCTCATGATGGTTGTGTAACTGACCAATGTAGTAGTACCTCTTTGGATTCTGCTTTCATGTTGGCTTCCAGTTCTTACTGTCAACAAGAGAATTTCAAAACACGATCTTTTGTTCACGGTATAATTGCTTCGGTTAGTCCAGTGTTCTGTGTTCCATGTACTGTCTCTGATAAAAGTTCAACGGAGAGCGGGTTCCTTGCAGAATTAATGGTATGCAAATGTCAGTTGTGCACTTCTAAGATATCAGTGCAAGATCTGCTTCACAGACGGAGTAGTAGTCATTCTTTCATGGTTCCTGTTACTGTATACTTCTTGGGTTCTGCTGCTTCTTGCCATCCCATTGTTACAAAGCTGCTCGGAAATGTTGTGTGCTTCACTGGGTTGAAGAAAAAGATGGTTTTTATTGGGAAACAAGATTCATGTTGTATGCTTATAACAACAGACAAAGCTGCATTGAGATACAGGATTGGGTTTTCGGATGAAGCGACCATGATAAAGAGAAGTGGAGATTCTGGGGCATATAGTGGTACTGTCACGGGGGTATACATGGAAGGCATGGTTGTAGAATTGGATGAAAAAGTGTGGATTTTAGTTACTGATCGTCTTCTTGCGCCACCCCATTCTTTGAGAATTGGGGCTATGGTTTCTGTTATAAATGTCCATTTTGTATGCCCAAGATTTTCTTGGACAAGAATGCTTTTGCTAGGGACATGCTACAAGACAAGCATTAAAGTGAAGTCCTTTTCACTGATGGAGACTCCGTGCCATACCCAGTCTCAGATGCAGAGTTTGTTGGACAAGTTCACTGAGTCGTTAGTATTTTCGGCTAGATTTTGGTTACTGCTGAGGATATCAAGTTTCAGGAAAAACATCTCTACTTTTGTCTCCGAGAAGGAGATCTTAGGATCCAAAAATAAAATTGGGATGGTTCAGATGTATGCAACATCAATCTTACCGTTGTATGCTTTTAAACCTCGGTCTGGCGTATTCACAGAATTCTGCAAGCATAATCTTTGTGGCTGTGTTAATGAGCAATACTGCAGTTCCTTGAAATTGGCTGTACCTATCACGAATTTTGTCGGCCACTGCGAGCGTCTGTGGGTGAATATGCTGTTAGACATCCAAAATGGCTCTGAAGtagttgaaaagaaaatttgtttAAGCCTTTTTTCCTGTGAAGGGAAATCTTATTGCCGAATGCTCAGGAGGATTATGTCAAGTGAAGGTACTGGTATTGTGTTGATTGGTTCTTTGCAGATCTCTCCTTTTTCTGGGCGATTGCAGTTGATTGATGCAACTGGCAGCATTGATGTTGTCATTCCAGATTTTCCATCAAATTGTGATGTCAGAAGTATATATGAGGTTAGGACCTACAGCATTGTTCTAGAGGGATTACCTGCAGAAGTAGGTGATTTAGGCTTTAGTAAAAGTAAGCCGTTCTCGTGGAGGGATATCTTTCACCATGTTCAAGTGGAAAGAGAGATAAAACCAGCAGCCTTTTATCTTCACTTTAGTATGACGGATACAACTTGCCTAAATGAAACCTTGAATCATCCTTCCAAAACAGGTGGCTTTGATAATCATATGGAAATCCAAAATGGATTTTTCCATCTGGTTCTGGTAACACACAAGTTTCCCGCCGTCAGAGATTTCCTAGGCGAGCCAATTATTTCCAAAAAGTCAAGCTTGTTTGCAGAGGCGATAGTCTTGCCTTGGAATTTGCTTCTTGAAGAAGATCAGGTGACTGATTCTCACGTAGATGCCCCAGAGGAACGCAGCAGAAGAGATTACTCAGGAAACTTGCCAAATAAGAGGCCTAAACATGACCACATATCAAGCCTAGCTTCAACTTCTACCTCCAATGAGAACATAAGAATTTTGAGCAGCAAGTCTTTTGGTTGTCCAATCGGTGGGAAATTTTCTCATAGGGGATTTAGTGACACCATAGACACAAAAACTTTGGTTCAGTTAATGAAATACAATTTGAGGTCCTA CAAATCAAATCGTCAGAACGTTCTGCTGGAATTTAAGTCTGAAACTCTTAGAATGTATGAGTTGCTACAAGTTGGTGTGTGTTATTTGATAAG ATCGCCAGTGCAAGACCCAGGGAATTGTACTGAAGTCATTCTGCATATGTCTGCTGATGCATTTGGCCGCTTGAAGGTGGATATTGAAGGATCGAAGGACAAATCAATCATGTCTATTGCTTTATTTGTAGACACTGCCAATATCTCTTTCTGCCTTAAGACGATGGCTTCTGAGTTGCAGTGTTTCAGGCAAACTGTATTAGATGGCAGGTTGCCGCAAGGTGCTTTAATATCTGTTCACGGATATGTAGTAGATGTTCATAGTTTAGAATCTGATGATGTCCATAATGAACATTTAAGATGTGGTGATAGTGGAAATATTTGTCAGTTGAGGTCCTTTAGAGGGTCATCAGGGAGCACTTGCATTCATATATCTGATGGCTGTCAACTTGTGAAATTACGTGGTGTTCTAAGTCAGCATGCTTATCCAATTGGAATGGGACCAGGAATACGGGCAACATTCCACCGTGTTCTTGTGGGACAGCAGGCATTGATGTTGACTCCGGTGACATTCATCGTGATTAACTCAGTAAAAGAAGTCTGTGATAAGGTTGGTCTCAGGTGTTCCGGTCCGATGTTTGGTTTGGATGTATTACAGAATGCGCTGCGAGACACGGTTACTGGCAGTTTAATATCAGAGTTGATTCTATGTCAAGATAGTAAGCCAAAGAAGTTTCGTTGCAGGGTTGTGGCAATCCATTTACTGTGGCTGGAAAAGCAGAATTGCGAGTTAAGCAATGTACAAATGAAGGAGAAGAGAAAATCATCCCCTGTCAATATACCACTCGCAGGTTTTATAGTGGATGATGGTTCGTCATTGTGTTGCTGCTGGGCTAGTGCTGAAAGAGCTGCGGTATTGCTGAGACTCGATGAAGAAATTTCAAACAAAGCTTTCATTAGTGCCTGCAGAATGAAGGCTGTCAGATCCATCAAGGCCCAAAGTACTGCTCGATATCATCTACAAAATGTTTTAAACAAGCACCATAAAGTTACATTGAGTTGTTCTGACAACTTTCTGGATTCATGTGAAAATCTTAGATTGACTGTGAACTCAGTGTATAGGCTGAGTTGTTCAGATGAAAACCTCCTTAAGCGCATCATACTCGATGCGAAATGTGGCCCTGTTGTAAATATTGTGGGTAGTAAGATGGATTCAAATGCGGTCGCTCATTTAAAGGAGTTAACAGGAATTAGAATGCCAAAACATGTAATGAAGAACATATGGGTTCTTGGAGTTCAGAATGTTGATCCTCGAACCGAAGCGAATACTGTGTTTCGAGAATTATTATAG